A region of Acidimicrobiia bacterium DNA encodes the following proteins:
- the nhaA gene encoding Na+/H+ antiporter NhaA, producing MAGKTTPSSLTWLGSDNRLARRVGRPMQRFLGIEAAGGVLLIVATVIAMVWANSPWSSSYTDLWNTEIHLALGDLLTLEHLGHPLTLGQFVNDVLMVIFFFVVGLEIKRELVMGELREFRAALLPAAAALGGMVVPALIYFALNSSGDASAGWGIPMATDIAFAVGVLSLLGPRIPTSLKIFLLTLAIVDDIGAILVIAIFYTEKLAADWLLLAFAVAVVVRLLTKARVWYTPIYAVLGTVMWYAVFESGVHATIAGVVMGLLAPAKPLIKEDQQSETFQLSEVADVDAQSLRRMAFEISETVPVAERLENLLHPLTGFVILPLFALANAGIVLSVDSITTAASSGITLGVSLGLVAGKIIGVSVFTLLAVRFGLCSLPSGASSRHVVGVAAMAGIGFTVSLFITGLAFSDPVLQDEAKIGILVASLLAALLGAFILRGAKPISEHVSVSENAGI from the coding sequence ATGGCTGGAAAAACTACACCTTCATCCCTGACCTGGTTAGGGAGCGATAATCGGCTGGCTCGAAGAGTGGGCCGTCCTATGCAGCGGTTCTTAGGCATTGAGGCCGCTGGTGGCGTGCTGCTTATTGTGGCCACCGTGATAGCCATGGTGTGGGCTAATTCTCCTTGGTCGAGTAGTTACACGGATTTGTGGAACACCGAGATCCATTTGGCTTTGGGTGATCTTTTAACCTTGGAGCATCTGGGGCATCCACTAACTCTCGGCCAGTTTGTAAACGATGTCTTGATGGTGATTTTTTTCTTTGTGGTGGGTTTGGAAATTAAACGCGAGTTGGTGATGGGAGAACTCAGAGAGTTCCGTGCCGCCTTGTTACCTGCCGCCGCTGCTTTGGGCGGGATGGTGGTACCGGCGCTTATTTACTTTGCTTTGAACAGTTCTGGTGATGCTTCGGCTGGGTGGGGTATTCCGATGGCTACTGATATTGCTTTCGCCGTGGGGGTGCTCTCCTTATTGGGTCCGCGTATCCCAACATCGTTAAAAATCTTTTTGTTGACGCTGGCCATTGTTGATGACATTGGGGCCATTTTGGTCATTGCTATCTTTTATACCGAAAAGTTGGCCGCCGATTGGCTATTGCTCGCTTTTGCGGTGGCGGTGGTGGTGCGTTTGTTAACCAAGGCCCGGGTTTGGTACACCCCCATTTATGCCGTGTTGGGCACGGTGATGTGGTACGCCGTTTTTGAATCCGGTGTTCATGCCACCATTGCTGGGGTGGTTATGGGGCTTTTGGCTCCTGCTAAACCGTTAATTAAAGAAGATCAACAATCGGAAACTTTTCAACTCTCAGAAGTAGCCGATGTGGATGCCCAATCGTTGCGCCGCATGGCTTTTGAAATAAGCGAAACGGTGCCAGTCGCCGAACGTTTAGAAAATTTGCTGCACCCGTTAACGGGGTTCGTTATTTTGCCGCTTTTTGCTTTAGCTAATGCGGGCATTGTTTTGAGCGTGGACTCCATTACGACTGCCGCATCGTCAGGAATAACTTTGGGTGTTTCGTTGGGTTTGGTGGCCGGAAAAATTATTGGCGTGTCGGTGTTTACCTTGTTGGCCGTTCGCTTTGGTTTATGCAGTCTTCCTAGCGGGGCTTCTTCTCGCCACGTGGTGGGGGTAGCGGCCATGGCGGGGATTGGTTTCACGGTGTCGTTGTTTATTACTGGGCTGGCTTTTTCTGACCCGGTATTGCAAGACGAGGCGAAGATCGGCATTTTGGTGGCTTCGTTGTTGGCGGCTTTGTTGGGAGCATTTATTTTGCGTGGCGCTAAACCAATAAGTGAGCATGTGTCAGTATCAGAAAATGCAGGTATTTAA